A genomic segment from Acuticoccus sediminis encodes:
- a CDS encoding ABC transporter permease — translation MPNARLRYVARRIVQAIPILLAIIILNFCLLKLAPGDAVDVLAGEAGSATPEYMEQLRAKFGLDQPLPIQLANYVGRIAVGDFGYSFRHEMPVWDLIVDRLGPTMILMVTTIVLAVGLGILLGLLAAVNLNTWRDSLISVLALVSYATPLFWVGLMLIVVFSINLGWFPTSGMENVAAFNEGWDRVWDIAHHLVLPAITLSLFYLALYTRLMRASMLEQAGMDYVTTARAKGVTEGRITFKHVLRNALLPVVTMAGVQVSAMIGGSVIVETVFGWPGLGQLAFESLFARDLNLLLGIFFLSAVLVLVVNLLVDILYTFLDPRIELS, via the coding sequence ATGCCCAACGCACGACTGCGCTACGTCGCGCGCCGGATCGTTCAAGCGATCCCGATCCTCCTGGCGATCATCATTCTGAATTTCTGCCTGTTGAAGCTCGCCCCCGGCGATGCCGTCGACGTGCTGGCCGGCGAGGCCGGTTCGGCGACGCCGGAGTACATGGAGCAGCTTCGCGCCAAGTTCGGACTCGACCAGCCGCTGCCGATCCAGCTGGCCAACTATGTCGGCCGCATCGCCGTCGGTGACTTCGGCTACTCCTTCCGGCACGAGATGCCCGTCTGGGACCTCATCGTCGACCGCCTCGGCCCCACCATGATCCTCATGGTGACGACGATCGTGCTCGCCGTCGGTCTCGGGATCCTCTTGGGCCTGCTCGCCGCCGTGAACCTCAACACCTGGCGCGACAGCCTCATCTCGGTGCTCGCCCTCGTCTCCTACGCGACGCCGCTCTTCTGGGTCGGGCTGATGCTGATCGTCGTCTTCTCGATCAACCTCGGCTGGTTCCCGACATCGGGGATGGAGAACGTCGCCGCCTTCAACGAAGGCTGGGACCGCGTCTGGGACATCGCGCACCACCTGGTGCTTCCGGCAATCACGCTCTCGCTCTTCTACCTCGCGCTCTACACGCGCCTGATGCGCGCCTCGATGCTGGAGCAGGCGGGCATGGACTACGTGACGACGGCCCGCGCCAAGGGCGTCACCGAGGGCCGCATCACCTTCAAGCACGTGCTGCGCAACGCGCTCCTGCCCGTGGTGACGATGGCCGGCGTCCAGGTCTCCGCCATGATCGGCGGGTCGGTGATCGTCGAAACCGTGTTCGGCTGGCCGGGCCTCGGTCAGCTCGCCTTCGAGTCGCTCTTCGCGCGCGACCTCAACCTCCTGCTCGGCATCTTCTTCCTGTCTGCCGTGCTCGTTCTTGTGGTGAACCTTTTGGTCGACATCCTCTACACGTTCCTCGATCCCCGGATTGAGCTGTCGTGA